In one Brevibacterium sp. CBA3109 genomic region, the following are encoded:
- a CDS encoding glycosyltransferase family protein — protein sequence MSFSKMQRASRANIAAAAIAIILIVGGLLATVFFSEPLYLFNALGLGAVVIVLLIASERVAINIRNAVAQSELNTRNLARECSAALAHLDIRGRRMERVLNDTAGSAGRSSPIIRRIDASVNGLRSDFNSTARALTGGADPVTIAALNPGELEAHATGSAPISFPNAPESDRLPTFPAITVLMIADEFTLKAFAHEWNVVTATPDDWMQVIHAERPQFVFVESAWEGNGGSWKYHLVGSSAPRQAVRDLTGYCREQGIHTLFWNKEDPPHFEDFLDTASLFDFVFTTDGDKIPEYVSRLGHDRVHLLPFAAQPAIHNPKRVRGVDRDRSIVFGGMYFREKYAERRQQLDVLLPAAEKLGLDIYSRNSGDEERYRFPERFAASVRPGIPYQQMISAYHGYKVVINVNSVVNSSSMCARRVFEATACGAAVVTTPTAAIDRFFDDDLLTLIEDESTAYDRMRALIRSDELRERRVHRAQRRIWENDTYTHRARQVMELLNLDAAEVSMRCSIVVCTNRPHNLLLIIGNFLRQNRAEQIGSIELVVVTHGFSVKEELLESVLDEVSERQDFGREPGPIVVIEADQQASLGELLNTGFDEASGEFAFRMDDDDYYGANYVRDQLNAILYSGADLVGKAETYMYFEEEDATFLTFPGKAHRETDFVRGATFAGRRKTFTETRFQEKHTGEDSDFITRLRKSGGTIYSSDRFNYVVNRHADKTRHTWAAADAHLMGTGEMKFMGSDPQQIEV from the coding sequence ATGTCCTTTTCCAAGATGCAGCGTGCAAGCCGCGCGAATATTGCGGCGGCAGCGATTGCGATCATCCTGATAGTCGGCGGCCTGCTTGCAACGGTGTTCTTCAGCGAACCCCTGTACCTATTCAATGCGTTAGGACTCGGCGCTGTTGTCATTGTCCTGCTGATTGCATCCGAACGGGTCGCCATCAACATTCGGAATGCTGTTGCACAGAGTGAACTGAATACGCGGAATCTGGCACGCGAGTGCTCAGCGGCGCTTGCACACTTGGACATTCGGGGGCGCCGGATGGAGCGCGTTCTCAACGATACGGCCGGATCTGCGGGGAGAAGTTCTCCGATCATTCGCCGAATCGACGCTTCTGTCAACGGACTCAGATCCGACTTCAATAGCACTGCGCGTGCGCTGACGGGCGGGGCTGATCCCGTCACAATTGCCGCACTCAACCCAGGAGAGTTGGAAGCCCACGCGACGGGGAGTGCGCCTATTTCTTTCCCTAATGCCCCGGAATCCGATCGACTCCCAACATTTCCTGCAATAACAGTATTGATGATCGCGGATGAGTTCACTCTCAAAGCATTTGCTCACGAGTGGAATGTCGTTACCGCGACACCCGACGACTGGATGCAAGTCATTCATGCCGAACGACCTCAATTCGTGTTTGTCGAAAGCGCATGGGAAGGCAACGGCGGAAGCTGGAAGTACCACCTCGTTGGATCCTCGGCGCCACGACAAGCTGTCCGAGACCTGACGGGATACTGCCGCGAACAGGGAATCCATACTCTCTTCTGGAATAAGGAGGATCCCCCACATTTCGAAGACTTCCTGGACACCGCTTCACTGTTTGACTTTGTATTCACGACGGATGGAGACAAGATCCCGGAGTATGTCTCACGCCTGGGCCACGACCGGGTGCATCTGCTCCCATTCGCCGCCCAGCCGGCGATTCACAATCCGAAACGTGTGCGTGGTGTTGACAGAGATCGCTCGATCGTATTCGGAGGTATGTATTTCCGGGAGAAGTATGCAGAACGTCGGCAGCAGCTTGACGTCCTGCTTCCCGCGGCCGAGAAGTTGGGGTTGGATATCTACTCTCGCAACTCAGGAGACGAGGAACGATACAGATTCCCTGAGCGGTTTGCGGCATCTGTCAGACCTGGCATTCCGTACCAGCAAATGATTTCGGCTTACCATGGTTACAAAGTCGTCATCAACGTCAATTCAGTTGTGAACTCTAGTTCGATGTGCGCCAGGCGTGTATTCGAAGCAACCGCGTGCGGAGCAGCAGTAGTTACGACACCTACAGCCGCGATCGACAGATTCTTTGACGACGATTTGCTGACGCTGATCGAAGACGAATCGACGGCTTATGACCGGATGCGGGCACTTATCCGCTCCGACGAACTTCGAGAGCGCCGAGTGCACCGCGCACAGCGACGCATCTGGGAGAACGACACGTATACGCATCGGGCCCGTCAGGTGATGGAACTCCTTAACCTGGATGCCGCAGAAGTATCGATGCGTTGTTCAATCGTCGTGTGCACCAACCGTCCCCATAACTTGCTTCTGATCATCGGAAACTTCTTACGTCAGAATCGGGCCGAGCAAATCGGATCGATTGAGCTGGTCGTTGTCACACACGGCTTCAGTGTGAAAGAAGAGTTGCTCGAATCTGTCCTCGATGAAGTTTCTGAACGTCAGGACTTCGGTCGGGAACCGGGGCCCATAGTCGTGATCGAGGCCGATCAGCAAGCTAGTCTGGGCGAGTTGCTCAACACCGGGTTCGACGAAGCCTCTGGCGAATTCGCATTCCGAATGGACGATGACGATTATTACGGAGCGAACTATGTTCGCGATCAACTCAACGCAATTCTGTACAGTGGCGCCGACTTGGTGGGAAAGGCCGAAACCTACATGTACTTCGAGGAAGAAGACGCGACCTTCCTTACATTTCCTGGGAAAGCGCATCGGGAGACTGACTTCGTTCGGGGTGCAACGTTTGCAGGACGTCGGAAGACTTTCACCGAAACCAGGTTTCAAGAGAAACACACGGGCGAAGACTCCGACTTCATCACCAGGCTGAGGAAGTCTGGAGGGACGATCTACAGTTCGGACCGATTCAACTATGTCGTCAACCGCCACGCGGACAAAACCCGTCACACCTGGGCAGCTGCGGACGCACATCTGATGGGAACTGGCGAGATGAAGTTCATGGGCAGCGACCCCCAGCAGATTGAGGTGTGA
- the wecB gene encoding non-hydrolyzing UDP-N-acetylglucosamine 2-epimerase, whose translation MTPTVLTVFGTRPEAIKVAPVIRAIEVSDTLHSRTAVTAQHREMLDQVNELFGITPDIDLNLMAQGQTLNGVASKVIGGLDAVLAEELPAAVLVQGDTTTVMAASIAAFNRGIPVIHLEAGLRSGNLLSPFPEEANRKLTSQISALHLAPTPRSRDNLVAEGIIPADVVTTGNTVIDALHLAVDMQVAPADPMVADYVATGRPKLLVTTHRRENLGSAMENIGDALAELAAARPEMLILLPAHRNPLVREAVLPRVEKFDNVLITEPLSYGEFTTVMAASDVVLTDSGGIQEEAPSLGKPVLVMRENTERPEAVTAGSVRLVGTDRIAIVSEVSRLFDDSFAYGSMARAVNPYGDGRAAERSVAAIAELLGVGARIDDFASEPDNGEV comes from the coding sequence GTGACCCCAACTGTCCTCACCGTTTTCGGCACCAGACCGGAAGCCATCAAGGTGGCCCCTGTTATCCGGGCGATCGAAGTCAGCGACACATTGCATTCGCGCACTGCGGTCACGGCTCAGCACCGCGAGATGCTCGACCAGGTGAACGAGCTGTTCGGCATCACTCCAGACATCGATCTCAATCTCATGGCTCAGGGTCAGACTCTCAATGGGGTCGCATCCAAGGTCATCGGCGGCCTCGACGCGGTCCTGGCGGAAGAGTTACCGGCTGCGGTTCTCGTTCAAGGCGATACGACTACGGTCATGGCTGCGTCGATCGCCGCCTTCAACCGCGGCATTCCGGTCATCCATCTCGAGGCTGGACTGCGCTCGGGCAACCTGCTCAGTCCCTTCCCCGAGGAGGCCAACAGGAAACTGACCAGTCAGATCTCCGCACTCCACCTGGCTCCGACTCCCCGATCCCGTGACAATCTGGTGGCCGAAGGCATCATTCCTGCCGACGTCGTCACCACTGGCAATACGGTCATCGACGCCCTCCACCTGGCCGTCGACATGCAAGTGGCCCCGGCCGACCCCATGGTGGCCGACTATGTCGCTACCGGCCGGCCGAAGCTGCTTGTGACAACACACCGCAGGGAGAATCTCGGCTCGGCGATGGAGAACATCGGAGACGCGTTGGCCGAGCTGGCCGCTGCTCGCCCGGAGATGCTCATCTTGCTCCCTGCCCACCGTAACCCTCTTGTACGCGAGGCAGTGCTGCCCAGGGTCGAGAAGTTCGACAATGTGCTTATTACGGAGCCACTGTCCTATGGCGAGTTCACTACCGTCATGGCCGCCTCGGACGTGGTCCTTACCGATTCCGGCGGAATCCAGGAAGAGGCACCGAGCCTCGGCAAACCCGTGCTCGTGATGCGTGAGAATACCGAGCGCCCTGAAGCCGTCACGGCCGGATCGGTCAGACTCGTCGGAACTGACAGGATTGCAATCGTCTCCGAAGTGTCGCGGCTCTTCGACGACTCGTTTGCCTACGGTTCGATGGCTCGCGCCGTCAACCCCTATGGCGATGGCCGAGCCGCAGAGCGGTCAGTTGCCGCAATCGCGGAGCTACTCGGCGTCGGCGCTAGGATTGATGACTTTGCCTCTGAGCCGGACAACGGCGAAGTGTGA